In Desulfurellaceae bacterium, one DNA window encodes the following:
- the gshB gene encoding glutathione synthase, with amino-acid sequence MGRLRFAFIMDPIQDVLIDKDTTFVFMLEAQRRGHELAYIEMGDLFIERTRPMARTRRIELRREEGRHFTFLGQTVEPLGGFDAVFMRKDPPFDIAYLHATQLLDLAQDEGAVVLNHPGGLRAANEKLFALNFSAVIPPTLVSQDAERLKAFLEELGGEMIIKPVDGHGGAGIFYVQRQDRNLNSILETATRQGREPIIAQQYLPAVRQGDKRLIVLNGEPLGCTLRVPRADEHRGNIHVGGTCIKAAITPRDREICALIGPRLRREGLYFVGLDIIGEHLTEVNVTSPTGVQEIDRLDQVCLEAKVMDFAEQKVGERQQQA; translated from the coding sequence ATGGGACGCCTGCGCTTTGCCTTTATCATGGACCCCATCCAAGACGTTCTGATCGACAAAGACACGACCTTTGTCTTTATGCTCGAAGCCCAGCGCCGCGGTCACGAGTTGGCCTATATCGAAATGGGCGATCTTTTTATCGAGCGGACCAGACCCATGGCCCGCACCCGGCGGATCGAGCTGCGGCGCGAAGAGGGTCGGCACTTCACCTTTCTCGGTCAGACGGTCGAGCCCCTGGGCGGTTTTGACGCGGTCTTTATGCGCAAAGACCCGCCGTTCGATATCGCCTATCTGCACGCCACCCAGCTGCTTGACCTGGCCCAGGACGAAGGCGCGGTGGTGCTCAACCATCCCGGCGGTCTGCGCGCCGCCAACGAAAAACTCTTCGCCCTCAACTTCTCCGCCGTCATTCCCCCGACCCTGGTGTCTCAGGACGCCGAGCGTCTCAAAGCCTTTCTCGAAGAACTCGGCGGAGAGATGATTATCAAGCCCGTCGACGGCCACGGCGGGGCGGGCATCTTCTACGTACAGCGGCAGGACCGCAACCTGAACTCCATCCTGGAAACGGCGACCAGACAGGGACGCGAGCCGATCATCGCCCAGCAGTACCTGCCGGCCGTGCGGCAGGGCGATAAGCGTCTCATCGTCCTGAACGGCGAGCCGCTGGGCTGCACCCTGCGGGTTCCGCGCGCCGACGAACATCGGGGCAACATCCATGTCGGCGGCACCTGCATCAAGGCCGCTATCACCCCGCGCGACCGCGAGATCTGCGCCCTCATCGGGCCGCGCCTGCGCCGTGAAGGGTTGTATTTTGTCGGTCTCGACATCATTGGCGAGCATCTGACCGAGGTCAATGTGACCAGCCCGACCGGCGTGCAGGAAATCGACCGGCTCGACCAGGTGTGCCTCGAAGCCAAGGTCATGGACTTCGCCGAGCAGAAAGTTGGAGAGCGCCAACAGCAAGCCTGA
- a CDS encoding 16S rRNA (uracil(1498)-N(3))-methyltransferase, whose translation MRRFFVHSSAVHASQAVLSGPEYHHLRHVVRLQIGDQLALRDERGIEYRGTISHFSAQAATIAIGSVTDAAPLSFALSLALGLLKGAKLDLVIEKVTELGVHTIVPFFSANTVVSLPQERQDQRLARWRRIAQSAAKQSGSRLPHITAPHSFAQLLGAASGSETRLLFSEHERTLSLRAFADIHRTLSSLWIVIGPEGGFTPQEVDQAQAAGFTPVSLGPSILRAETASIAAVSLCQYVWRQSP comes from the coding sequence ATGAGACGGTTTTTCGTTCACTCCTCCGCCGTACATGCCTCCCAGGCCGTGCTGAGCGGTCCAGAATACCACCACCTGCGCCACGTCGTGCGCCTCCAGATCGGCGACCAACTGGCCCTGCGCGATGAGCGGGGCATCGAATATCGCGGCACAATCAGCCACTTCTCTGCCCAGGCGGCCACCATTGCCATCGGGTCTGTGACTGATGCGGCGCCCCTGTCTTTCGCCCTCAGCCTGGCGCTGGGTCTGCTCAAGGGCGCCAAGCTGGATCTGGTGATTGAGAAAGTCACCGAACTCGGTGTGCACACCATCGTGCCCTTTTTTTCCGCCAATACGGTCGTTAGCCTGCCCCAGGAGCGCCAGGACCAGCGTCTGGCCCGTTGGCGGCGTATCGCCCAGAGCGCGGCAAAGCAGTCTGGCAGCCGCCTGCCCCATATTACGGCGCCCCACTCTTTCGCCCAACTCCTCGGTGCCGCGTCCGGCTCAGAGACCAGGCTGCTGTTCTCCGAACACGAGCGGACGCTCAGCCTCAGAGCCTTTGCCGACATCCACCGAACGCTGTCCAGCCTGTGGATTGTGATCGGTCCCGAGGGCGGTTTCACTCCCCAGGAGGTCGACCAAGCCCAAGCCGCCGGCTTTACGCCCGTCAGCCTCGGTCCATCCATCCTGCGCGCCGAGACGGCCAGCATCGCGGCCGTCAGCCTGTGTCAGTATGTGTGGCGACAGTCCCCCTGA